Genomic DNA from Thermodesulfobacteriota bacterium:
TCCTCGCCACCTCGGCGGTGGGGATCTACGGCCTCTTCGAGGCCACGGACCTGCGGGTGGAAACGGTGCGCCTGACCACGGAGAAGCTGCCCGCCGGCGTGGACCGCCTGCGGATCGCCCAGGTCTCGGACCTGCACCTGGGGCTCCTCCACCGGGAGGAGGCCCTGGCCCCGGTGATCTCCGCCGTGCGCGAGCTGGAACCGGATCTCTTGGTGGCCACCGGCGACATCGTGGACGCCCAGATGGACCACCTGGACGGGCTCACGGCCCTGTGGCAACGCCTGGAGCCGCCCCTGGGCAAGTTCGCCGTGACCGGGAACCACGAATACTACGCGGGCCTCGCCCAGGGGCTCGACTTCCTCGCCCGCAGCGGCTTTGCGGTGCTGCGAAATGAGGCGGTGCCCGTGGGTGATACCCTCGTCATCGCAGGGGTCGACGACCCCGCAGGGAGCCGCACCCCGGACGACGCCGCGGTGCTGGGCCCGGCCGCCACCGGTGCACTCTTCACGGTGCTCCTCAAGCACCGCCCCTGGGTCTCGGAGGCCGCGACCGGGCTCTTCGACCTTCAGCTCTCGGGCCACACCCACCGGGGCCAGATCTTCCCCTTCCACCTCTTCGTGCGGCGAGCCTATCCCTACCTGGAAGGACTCCATACGCTGCCGGGAGGCGGTCGGCTCTACGTGAGCCGGGGCACCGGTACCTGGGGCCCGCCCATGCGGGTGCTCGCCCCGCCCGAGGTCACCCTCTTCGAGATCGCGCGGCCGTAGCCGTGGCGCGCGGGTCCGCCCGCGTGAGCCGCGAAGGACCCTACGCAGGGGGACGCGTTGCCGCGGCAGCACCTTCCCGTGCAGCCCCACGGGCCTCTTCCTCGAAATCGAAATCGCAATCGAGATCGGCAGCGAAGGCAAGACCCGCGGGGCTCGGGAACCCGATTTCGATTTCGACCTCGATTTCGCTTTCGAGGGGAGCCTCGGTCGAGTTGTTTGGGTGTCCCCCCTGGGCCGATTCGCGCGGCACGTCTTGGCCGCTTCTGGAGGAGTCCCCTTGCCCGTCCGCAACTCCTGGCGCGACCTGTGGCGGCTCGCCTGGCCCATGGTGGGGGCGATGTTTCTCCAGTTTCTCGTCGGCCTGGCGGACGTGTACGTCGCCGGCCGGTTCGGGCCGGCGGCCCAGGGGGCCGTGGGGTTTTGCGCGACGGTGCTCTTCTTCTTCAACGTGGTGGGAAACGCCCTGGGGGTGGGGCTCGTGGCGGTCATCGCCCGGAGCGAAGGGGCCGGGAGCGCCACGGCGAGCGCCCACGCCTCGCGCCAGGGGCTCTTGCTCGCGGGGGCGGCCATGGCGCCCCTCTCACTCCTCGGAATGCTCGCGAGCCCCGGTCCCCAGGCCCTCGCCTTCCTCCCCCCCGAGGTAGCGATCTGGACGGCGGAGTTGCTCCCCTGGTACGCGGCCGCGGCCTTTCCCCAGGCGGTGCTGGTGACGGCAGCGGCGCTCTTCCGCGCCAGGGGACTTCCCCTCTGGATGCTGGGGGCGGCGGCGGTCGTCACCGCCCTCAACGTTCCCGGAAACTTCGCCCTGGCGTTCGGACTCGGGGGGCTCCCGGCCCTGGGCCCCCTGGGGATCGCCGCGGCCACGGGGGCAAGCCTGCTCGCGGGTGCCGCGTTTTCCCTGGCGGGGCTCTCGTCCCACGGAATCCTGCGGGGAAGCTGGCGGCCCGACCTCGGCCTCGCCCGCCGATTGGCACAGCTCGCGTGGCCCGCGGGCCTCCTCCAGGTGGGATGGCACCTGGGAACCCTGGCCCTCTACGCCATCCTGGGGCGCCTGGGGGCGAGCGCTGTCACCGCCACCGCGGCCCTCACCAACGGGCTGCGCATCGAGGCCGTGCTGTACCTGCCGGCCTTCGCCCTCAACATGGCGGCGGGCGTGCTCGTGGGACAGGCCCTGGGGGCGGGGAGGCCGGAAGAAGCGGCCCGGGCCGGGTGGCGCACCGCGGGGGCCGGGGCGACCGTGCTCACGGCCCTGGCCCTGCCCGTGTTCCTTTGGTCTCGGGAGCTCGCCGGCCTGATCACCCCCGACCCCGCCGTCCGGGAAGCCACCCACCTCTACCTGCGGTGCAACATGGTGAGCCAGCCCTTCATGGCGCTTTCCGTGTGCCTGGGAGGCGGGCTCCAGGGCGCGGGCGACACCCGGGGCACCATGGCGGTGGTGCTGGGCGCCCTGTGGGTGCTGCGCATCCCCCTGGCGGCCCTCCTCGCCCTGGCCACGCCCCTGGGCGCCCTCGGCGTGTGGGCGGCCATGGTGACGTCACAGACCGTGCAGGGGGTGTGGATGGCCCGGCGCTTCCGGCGGGGAGCGTGGAGGGGAGGAGCCACCGGCCGGGCGGTCGTCACGTCCCAGACGCAATCGACCGCAGGGATGGGAGTCGGCTCTTCGCGGGAGAGGTGATCCCAGGGGTCGCCAGATCAGGTACACGTTCCACTGGC
This window encodes:
- a CDS encoding MATE family efflux transporter: MPVRNSWRDLWRLAWPMVGAMFLQFLVGLADVYVAGRFGPAAQGAVGFCATVLFFFNVVGNALGVGLVAVIARSEGAGSATASAHASRQGLLLAGAAMAPLSLLGMLASPGPQALAFLPPEVAIWTAELLPWYAAAAFPQAVLVTAAALFRARGLPLWMLGAAAVVTALNVPGNFALAFGLGGLPALGPLGIAAATGASLLAGAAFSLAGLSSHGILRGSWRPDLGLARRLAQLAWPAGLLQVGWHLGTLALYAILGRLGASAVTATAALTNGLRIEAVLYLPAFALNMAAGVLVGQALGAGRPEEAARAGWRTAGAGATVLTALALPVFLWSRELAGLITPDPAVREATHLYLRCNMVSQPFMALSVCLGGGLQGAGDTRGTMAVVLGALWVLRIPLAALLALATPLGALGVWAAMVTSQTVQGVWMARRFRRGAWRGGATGRAVVTSQTQSTAGMGVGSSRER
- a CDS encoding metallophosphoesterase; this encodes LATSAVGIYGLFEATDLRVETVRLTTEKLPAGVDRLRIAQVSDLHLGLLHREEALAPVISAVRELEPDLLVATGDIVDAQMDHLDGLTALWQRLEPPLGKFAVTGNHEYYAGLAQGLDFLARSGFAVLRNEAVPVGDTLVIAGVDDPAGSRTPDDAAVLGPAATGALFTVLLKHRPWVSEAATGLFDLQLSGHTHRGQIFPFHLFVRRAYPYLEGLHTLPGGGRLYVSRGTGTWGPPMRVLAPPEVTLFEIARP